A portion of the Salvia splendens isolate huo1 unplaced genomic scaffold, SspV2 ctg202, whole genome shotgun sequence genome contains these proteins:
- the LOC121789296 gene encoding uncharacterized protein LOC121789296: MNPERREALTWEIFKEKVYNKYVPMSYRRAKVVEFHTLKQGNMTVTEYDRALCEMTRYAPELVDTDEKMAEKFCAGLKHEIRVAVASRRGLSYSEILACALDVEEALPKEMTVANTTPVPLQQHNFREKRKWDGDRTPYDNKRQQLVRNPPQYGGRQSAPYQRGDFRPRSPQCAKCFKNHFGECREKSNKCYTCGGNGHFSRECPSKIMGMGAGQNNQGFRPQVRALQAEPRGYLPAPQQQQQQRRQGLPTQARAYALKGKQSTNQQGNQEQGNLAD, from the coding sequence ATGAACCCTGAACGCCGTGAAGCGCTTACTTGGGAGATATTCAAGGAAAAGGTGTACAATAAGTACGTTCCCATGAGCTATAGGCGAGCAAAGGTAGTTGAATTCCATACTTTGAAGCAAGGGAATATGACGGTGACAGAGTACGACCGTGCACTGTGTGAAATGACTCGATATGCTCCCGAGTTGGTGGATACAGATGAGAAAATGGCAGAAAAGTTCTGTGCTGGTCTCAAGCACGAAATAAGAGTAGCAGTGGCAAGTCGCAGAGGACTTTCATATTCTGAGATTTTGGCTTGTGCATTAGATGTGGAAGAAGCGTTGCCTAAGGAGATGACAGTAGCAAATACTACACCAGTGCCACTTCAACAACATAATTTCAGAGAAAAGAGGAAATGGGATGGAGATCGGACTCCATATGATAACAAGAGGCAGCAACTCGTCAGAAACCCACCGCAGTACGGAGGTAGGCAGAGTGCTCCCTATCAGAGGGGTGACTTTCGGCCTAGATCCCCCCAGTGTGCTAAGTGCTTTAAGAACCATTTTGGGGAGTGCAGAGAAAAGAGCAATAAATGTTACACTTGTGGTGGAAATGGCCACTTCTCAAGAGAATGCCCGAGTAAGATTATGGGAATGGGAGCAGgacagaacaatcaagggtTCCGTCCGCAAGTGCGGGCACTACAAGCCGAACCGAGGGGATACTTACCCGCaccacagcagcagcagcagcaacgtcGTCAAGGACTTCCCACTCAGGCAAGGGCATATGCTTTAAAAGGGAAACAGTCGACGAACCAGCAAGGGAATCAagagcaaggaaacttggcag
- the LOC121789299 gene encoding 2-alkenal reductase (NADP(+)-dependent)-like — MAGINAYVGFYEICSPKKVELVFISTASGVVDLLKNILGFDDAFNYNEESYLNEAIKGYFPEWIDIYFETVGGKILDAVLPNIRPHGRITACGTISQYDEEEPDATHNLMYVIVKKIQMQGFIVFYYFIVEGIEAAPAALVGHFSGRNVGKQFVLVARD; from the exons ATGGCCGGTATCAATGCATATGTTGGATTTTACGAGATTTGCTCTCCAAAAAAGGTTGAACTCGTCTTTATATCGACTGCATCAGGAGTT GTTGACCTTTTGAAGAACATATTGGGGTTTGATGATGCATTCAACTACAATGAAGAATCGTACCTGAATGAAGCCATAAAggg GTACTTCCCCGAATGGATCGACATATATTTCGAAACTGTAGGAGGCAAAATTCTCGATGCGGTGCTACCGAACATTAGACCCCACGGTCGCATCACCGCCTGCGGGACGATTTCGCAGTATGACGAGGAGGAGCCAGACGCGACACATAACTTGATGTATGTGATCGTAAAGAAAATCCAAATGCAAGGATTCATCGTCTTCTACTACTTCATTGTTGAAGGAATTGAGGCTGCGCCAGCTGCTTTGGTTGGACACTTTTCTGGTCGCAATGTGGGAAAGCAATTTGTTCTTGTGGCTCGTGATTGA